The Deinococcus aquaedulcis sequence TTTCCACCTTGAAGGTGGGGTCTTCTTCGGCCAGCTTCTGCAGACCCACGCCCATCTTTTCCTGGTCGGCCTTGGTCTTGGGCTCAATGGCCAGCTTGATCACCGGCTCGGGCACGTCGATGCTTTCGAGCAGCACCTTGTTGTCGCCGTCGCCGATCAGGGTGTTGCCGGTGCCCGCGTCTTTGAGGCCGATCACGGCGCCCAGTTCGCCGGCCTTCAGCTCAGTGACTTCCTCGCGGCTGTTGGCGTGCATCTTCAGCAGACGGCCCACGCGCTCGCGCTTGTCCTTGGAGGCATTGTACACGTAGCTGCCGGACTGCAGGGTGCCCGAGTAGATGCGCACGAAGGTCAGGCGGCCCACGTAGGGGTCAGCCATGATCTTGAACGCCAGTGCGGCCAGCTTGCCTTCGGGGTCGGCGGGGAACTCGGTGGTGTCCTCGCTGTCCTCGATCTTGCCCTTGATGGCGGGCACTTCCAGGGGGCTGGGCAGGTAGTCCACCACGGCGTCGAGCAGCAGCTGCACGCCCTTGTTCTTCAGGGCGCTACCGCACAGCACGGGGAAGATCTTCTTCTCGATGGTGCCCTTACGCAGCGCGGCGACCAGCTGCTCCACGCTGGGCTCCTCGCCTTCGAGGTACATCATCATCAGGTCTTCGTCCACTTCGGCGGCGGCTTCGATCAGAGCCGCGCGCATTTCCGTCACCTTGTCCGCGTACTCGGCGGGCACGTCGTGCTCCTGGATCTCGGTGCCCAGGTCATTGGTGTAGGTGTAGGCGCGCTGGCGCACGATGTCGATGATGCCTTTGAAGTCGCTCTCCTGGCCCATGGGGTACTGCACGGGGGCCGGGATGGCGCCGAGGCGCTCGCGGATGTCGTTCAGCACCAGTTCGAAGCTGGCGCCGGTCTTGTCCATCTTGTTGGAAAAGGCGATGCGGGGCACACCGTAGCGGTCGGCCTGACGCCACACGGTTTCCGACTGAGGCTCCACGCCCTGGCTGGAGTCGAACACCGCCACGGCGCCGTCGAGCACGCGCATGGAGCGCTCCACTTCGATGGTGAAGTCCACGTGACCGGGGGTATCGATGATGTTGACGACGTATTCCTGCTCGGTGCCGCTGCGGGTCCACTTGGCGGTGGTGGCGGCGGCGGTGATGGTGATGCCGCGCTCGCGCTCCTGCTCCATCCAGTCCATGGTGGCGGCGCCGTCGTGCACTTCACCGATGTTGTGGGTACGGCCGGTGTAGTACAGGATGCGCTCAGTAGTGGTGGTCTTACCGGCGTCAATGTGCGCGGCAATCCCGATATTGCGGAAGTGGGTGAGGTAGCTCTGGGCTTTGGTGGTCATAAGACTCCCTGATTGTGTGGGGTGACGTGTCACGCCACCGTAAGGTCGGCGCGGTTTCCCTTCACGCGAGATGGACGGCAGGGGGCGCCTACCGTCCGACAATTCTTCTTCCGTTCTGAGCTTTCCCGTGTCTCCCACGGCACCTTGCGTTCAAGGCCTTCAGGCCGCAAGCTGGCGCGGCCCTGCGCGAGAGACACTTCGGTTCCTGCTCGCTCCGCCCGGACCCTGGGGCGCGGGGCCCCAGCGTTCTAGAATTACCAGCGGTAGTGGGCGTAGGCGCGGTTGGCTTCGGCCATGCGCTCCACGTCGTCTTTCTTCTTGATGGCGCCGCCACGGCCCTGCGCGGCGTCCATGATCTCGCCGGCCAGGCGCTCCACGGCGGTGCGCTCGGGACGGCCGTCCACGGCGCTGATCATCCAGCGCAGGGTCAGGCTCTGCTTGCGGCGCTCGGTGGGCTCCACGGGCACCTGGTAGGTGCTGCCGCCCACGCGGCGGCTGCGCACTTCCACGCGGGGTTTGACGTTGTCGTAGGCCTGCTTGAAGATCTTCAGGGACTCCTGACCGGTGCGCTCCTGAACGAGCTTCATGGCTCCGTAGAAAATGCGGCTGGCGAGGTTCTTCTTACCATCGCGCATGATGCGGTTGATCATCGCGCTCACCAGCACGTCCTGGTAGACCAGGTCCGGCTGGATGACGCGCACTTCAGCTTGGCGGCGACGTGCCATGGTTGACTCCCTTGAGGCTCAGCCCAGACCCAGCTGGGCGAGCGGCGCGCACTTCAGGCGCGAATAACGTGCTTCATTGGCATCACCCCTTAGGGTGAAGGCGGGCAGGGGGGGTGACCCCCGGCCTTACTTCTTCTTCGCGCCCGCAGCGGCAGCGCCGGCCTTGGGCTTCTTGGTGCCGTACTTGGAACGGCTCTTGTTGCGGTCTTTGACGCCCTGGGTGTCCAGGCTGCCGCGCACGATGTGGTAGCGCACACCGGGGAGGTCCTTCACACGGCCGCCGCGAATGAGCACCACGCTGTGCTCCTGCAGGTTGTGGCCTTCACCGGGAATGTACGCGGTGACCTCGAAGGCGCTGGACAGACGAACGCGGGCGATCTTACGCAGCGCCGAGTTCGGCTTCTTGGGGGTGGTGGTCTTCACGACCGTGCACACGCCACGGCGGAAGGGGCTGCCCTTAAGGGCCGGAACCTTGCTCTTCTTCTGGATCGTCTTGCGACCCTTACGGAGCAGTTGCTGGGTGGTAGGCAGGGGAAATCACTCCTAGCTGGGATAAGCAGATGCTTGTAGAGAGGGCGGATGGCCGTGCCACGCGGACGGGCTCGGCGCTGGGTTGGCAGGTGAACGGCTTGAGGTGATCACGCACCGCGCCTGGGCCGCTGCGCCCATAGCAGGGCAGCGCCGGCGGTGGCCGGCCGAAAAACCCCCTGGTGCAACCCGGAACCGGGGCAGTTTTCAACCTTGAAAGCATACGCCTTCGCCCCTGACAAGTGCAAGCGCGGGCTGAACGCCGCTCCAGCCCACGTTGATCGGCGCAACGACAGCGTGCCCTCCCTCTCCTCTGAACTGAGTTATTTCCCGTCCCAGTAAGCCAATACCAATGGCCAGAACGCGAGCACGGGACACAGGATCAGCCACATCAGCGGCCAGAATCGCCGTGGCGTGAGGATCACGATCAGGGCAGCCACAAGCGCTCCGAGCACACCCAGAACCATCACCACGGTAACGATGAGCAGAGCGCCTCCAGCCATACAGGCAGTCTGAACGGCCGGGCGCGGGCATGTGTCCGTCTTCAGGTCAGCTTTCAACCAGACCGCAGCGGAGAAATTGACCAATGGCGAGCTTGATTGAGGAACGTGTGTACCCGCGTGGGAGTGGCGCGCGGCCAAGAGGGCATGCTACACTCCCCTCTGCCCGTTCTTTCCCGTGCGGAGAGGTGCCAGAGTGGTTGAATGGGTCGGTCTCGAAAACCGAAGTAGTCGCAAGGCTACCGTGGGTTCGAATCCCACCCTCTTCGCCAACGCAGCCCCCAGGTTCCGGCCTGGGGGCGCTGCATTTGGGGTGGGTCCGGGGCTGGCGGCCAAGGCTTCAATGCGGCGCAGCCCACGCGGCCAGCACCGCCGCCTCGCGCGCTGCACGGACCACGGCGCCGTGCGCTTCCCGGAGTCCCTCGCCTTTCAAAGGCAGGTACAGGGCGTCGTACAGGGCCTGCCCAGCTCGGGCCAGGGCCACCAGTTCGGCGCGCCACGCGGCGGGGTCGGCCGGGGCCCAGGTCTGGGGGTCGGCCTCGTCCTGAAGCAGGGCAAAGGGGTCGGCCAGATGGGCGGCCGTCCATTCCAGGTGCTGCCGCAGCGCCAGCACCCGGCGGGCCAGGGTGGGCTGAGCCTGCACCGCCGCAAAATCCAGGACGTGCACCGCCCGCATTAGCCCCAGCTCGCCGGGGGCGCTGAACAGGCCCGAAAAGCCATCCGGGCCATAGAGGACTTCCCGCAGGGTGTCGCGTAACAGGTCGGCCGCCATCTTCGGTTCACGGTACGCCACTCAGCGGATGCGGGTTGCCGGCCCCCTCCCCTACCCTGAAGCCACGATGATCCTGACGATCAAGATTTTCCTGTAATCGCACACGTTCTGCAGCGGCCCCCACGGTAAAATGGGGCTAATGCTGGACCCTGTGCCCACCCCGGCGCCGCGCCCCTTCGTGCGGCGGCCCGGCGCGGGCACGGGTGCGACCTCCCGGGCTTTTGAGCTGTTGCTCGCCCCGTCACCCTCTCTGTCTGGCCCTGGGCGCTGTGCCCTGGCCGGACCTCCCTGTAAGGAAGTGACCCACCATAGATAAAGTGCATGGCAACCTGTCTGGCCTGCGTCCCGCACAACTGAAAGCCCTGGGCAACCTGTACCGCCGCCGCATTGAGCCGGGTCGCATTGGCTCGCCGGAACTGGCGCGCAACCTCGCCGAGCTGTCGCACGACGTTCGCCGAGAGGTGGGCGTACTGATTGACCGCCGTGGCCGCGTGATTTCCGTCAGCGTGGCCGACGCCAAGGGCACCGAGTTCCCCGATCTGCGCCTGGGCGAAAACCGGCTGGCGGGCTTTCACCTGCTGCACACCCACCCGCGCGGCGGGGCGCTCAGCAAGAGCGACCTCTCCACGCTGTTCCTGAAGCGCCTGGACGCTGTGAGTGCCATTGAGGTGCGCCAGGAAGGCCAGCCCGGGCTGGTGCACACCGCCCACCTGACCCCGCCCGGCACCGTGGGCGAGGAAGAGGACTGGCGCATTCTGCCGCCCGTGCCCGCGTTCCAGATTGATGAATTCGACCTGGGCGCACAGGTGAGCGCCCTGGAAGAGGAAATCGCGCGTACGGCCCGCACTCGCGAGGCCAAAAAAGACCACGAGCGCGCCATTCTGGTGCAGATTGACCAGGGCGAATTTGACGCCGAGGAGCGTCTGGACGAACTGGCCGAGCTGGCCCGCACGGCAGGGGCGGAAGTGGTGCACCGCGAGCTGGTGTACCGCCGCCACCTGAAGGCAGGGACACTGGTGGGCGCGGGCAAGCTGGAAGAACTGACCAGCAAGGCCTACCACCTGGACGCCGACCTGCTGATTTTCGGGCAGGAACTGGGGCCGGCCCAGGCGCGCGAGATCGAGGCCGCCACGGGCCTGAAGATCATTGACCGCACGCAGCTGATTCTGGATATCTTCGCGCTGCACGCGCAGGGTGTGGAATCGCGGCTGCAGGTGGAACTGGCGCAGCTGCGCTACATGAAGCCGCGCCTGCTGGGGGCCGGGGCGCAGCTCTCGCGCATCGGGGGCAGTGGGGGCAGCGCGGCGGGCGGCGCCATCGGCACGCGCGGGCCCGGGGAAACGAAGCTGGAGCTGGACCGCCGCCGCATCAACGACCGCCTGAGCTTTCTGGAAAAGCAACTCGAAGGCGTGTCCGCGCGGCGCGAGGAACGGCGCAAGCAGCGCGCCCGCAACGATGTGCCCGTGGTGTCGATTGTGGGCTACACCAACGCGGGCAAGTCCACGCTCCTGAACGCCTTTACGCATGCCGCCGAGGAACCCCGGCGCGTGCTGGCCGAAAACAAGCTGTTCGCCACCCTGCGGCCCACCAGCCGCCAGGGCTTCCTGGAAGGCATTGGCCCGGTGGTGCTGACCGACACGGTGGGGTTTATCCGTGACCTGCCCAAGGACCTGACCCGGGCTTTCCGCGCCACCCTGGAAGAAATTGGCGACGCCGACGTGCTGCTGCATGTGGTAGACGCCGCCAGCCCTGGGGCGGACACCCGCCTGGACGCCGTGAACCGCATTCTGGAAGAGCTGGGCTTCCGGGATATGCCCACCGTGATCGCGCTGAACAAGGCCGACGCCGCCGATCCAGACGCCCTGTCCCGCGAAGTGGAGCGCACCGGCGGCATTCCGGTGAGCGCCCTGCGCAACCTGGGCCTGAGTGAACTGAAAGAGGCCCTGGCCGACGCAGTGGCGCAGGTGCAGCGCCAGCAACTGGCCGCGCGCGAAGAGGCCCGCGAGCTGGCGGCGCAGTACCGGTAAGCAGTTATTCCTGCGGGGGACGTGTGAACAGACACGTCCCCCGCTTTCTTTCGTGTGACGCGGCGCCGCCTGAGCGCGTGCCAGAGTGCACAGGTGAAATTGGCATGGGTGTATCTGGCCCTGGTGGCGGTGGGTTGGCTACTGGGCGCCGTGGTGGGCGAGCGCACGGTGCCCACCCTGCTGCTGGCCTACGCGCCGCCGGTGCTGTGGCTGCTCCCGGCGCCCTTCGTGCTGGGCGCCGCACTGTGGCGGCGCCGGGGGCGACGCGCCGCGCTGGCAGGCACCTTGCTGGCGCTCTGGGGCGCGGGGCTGCTGCACTGGACCCCGCAGCGGGAGGGCGAACTGCGCGTGGTGACCTACAACGTGCTGCGCGGTGACCGGGTGAGCTCGGCGCAACTGGGACAGGCGCTGCGGACCCTGAACGCCGAAGTGATCCTGCTGCAGGAGAGCAACTTTCGCCGCCCTGGGGCGCGGGAGGCGCTGGCCGCCGCCTTGCCCGGCTACCGCGTGGTGCACGCCGCCGAGGTGACCACCCTGACCCGCCTGCCCCTGCTGAATGTGCGCCGGGTACCGCTGCCCCGCCACCGCCGCGAGGTGCTGGTGACGCGCCTGCGCTGGCAGGGCCGCCCGCTGACAGTGGTGAACGCCCACCTGGGCACCGTGCAGGTGGTGGACGCCCTGGCCGGCGACTGGGCCTCGCTGCACCGCACCCGCGCCGCCCGCGAAGAGCAGGGACGGATGCTCACCGAGCTCGCGGCGCAGACCCAGGGCCCGGTGCTGCTGGGCGGCGACCTGAACACGCCGCCGCGCGGCCGGCTGTGGCGGCAGCTGCGGGCAGCCTACGGCGCAGGTGCCCACGACCATGCGGGGCGCGGCGCCGGCTGGACCTTTCCAGCCCTGAAGGTGCGCATTGATCACGTGCTCAGCCCGGACCTGCGTCCGGCCCGCAGCCGGGTGCTGCCCTGGCGCTTCAGCGACCACCGCCCGTTGCTGACGGAGTGGCAACCAGGACCCCCGGCAGAGGCCGCTGCGCCCTAAGCCACCCCTCGGTCTGTGCTGGGGTCCGCAGGCGGATCAGCTGCAGGTGGGGATGCGCCGCGACCAGCGCAAGGGTTTCGCCCCGCCGCCGCCAGTGGGTGTACATGGCCCAGCGCACCGGGCCCTCGGCACTCAAGGTGCCACGCAGCGTTTCGCGATTGCCATTCCACAGTTCTTCCTGGGTAAGTACCCGCCAGACCGTGCGCCGCAGCACCCGGCCAAACACCACAGGGGCCGGGTAGTCCAGCCACACGATGGTGTCGGCCCGCGCCCAGCCGATATCGCGCGCCCGGCTGTAGTTGCCGTCCATGACCCAGGCCGGGGCGGCCGTGAACGCCGCCACCTGGGCCCGGAACTGTGCCAGCGGCGCCTCCTGCCAGCCCGCAAGATGGTTCCAGGCGTCCTGCTCGCCGTGCAGGACCCCCAGCCGGGCCGCGAGGTGCCGCGCCAGGGTGGTCTTGCCGCTGCCGGAAGTGCCAATCACGATGATGCGCTGCATGGGGGCAGGAGAGCAGAGGGAACGGGGAATGGCATCGGCCAGGTGGCGGAGGGAAGGGGGTCGAGAAGGGACGCTGGTCCAGCCACCCGGTCTGACACCAAGACCTGATCAAACTTGCCTCCTCTCCCCTCGACGTCTCGACGGCTCAACCCCTTGACCCTCCCCTATTCCCCGCGCGCCAGCTTCAGAATCCGTCCGCTGCTGTACTCCGCCACATACAGTTCGCCGCGCTCGTCCTCGCCGAAGGTGCTGGGGCCGCTCACCCGGCCCAGGACGCTCTTGGTCCAGGTGCGGCCAGTCATGCGTGCGGCCCACACGGTCCCTGAGGCAAAGTCGGCAAAGACGTACTGCCCCTTCAGGGCGGGAATGGCGCTGCCCCGGTACACGTAGCCGCCGGTCACGCTCTGCCCTTCCTGACGGCCGTAGACCAGCACCGGCTCCACGTAGGTGCCAGCCCGGCAACCCTCCTCGAAGCACTGCCGGCCCTCACGCACCCGCCAGCCGTAGTTTTCGCCGCCCTTGCTGCTGCGCGGCTGCCAGTCGATTTCTTCAAAGGCGTTCTGGCCCACGTCAGCAATGATCAGGTCGCCCGTCTGGCGGTCAAAGGAAAACCGCCAGGGGTTGCGCAGGCCATACGCCCAAATGTTGGGATTGACGCCCTGACGGTTCAGAAAGGGATTGCCCGGAGCTGGTTTGGCGTCGGCGCCGCGCACATCAAAGCGCAGAATCTTGCCCAGGGGCGAGGCCAGATTCTGCCCGTGGTTCTGCGGATCGCCGCCCGAGCCGCCGTCGCCCAGCCCCAGGTACAGAAAGCCGTCCGGGCCAAAGGCCAGCTGGCCGCCGTTGTGGTTGGGGTACGGCTGCTGGGCGGTGAACAGGGTCTTGGCGCTGCCGGGGTCGGCCCGGCGCCCGTCGGCCGTGGCGGTGTAGCGGGCCAGCACGGTATCGCCGCCACGGTCGGTGTAATGCACGAACAGGCGCCGGTTGGTCTTGTAGGCCGGATCAAAGGCCAGCCCCAGCAGGCCGCGCTCGCCCCCCGCCCGAGTCAGGGCGCGCAGGTCCAGAAACAGCTCCCCGCTGACTTTGCCGCCCTGCACCACCCGGATGCGCCCGTCCTGCTGCGCCATGAACAGCCGCCCCGAACCGTCCCCAGCGTGGGTGATGGCCGTGACCTGATTCAGGCCACTGAGAAAAGGCCGGAAGGCGACCTGGGGGGCCTGGGCCGAGGCGGGGCCCAGCGCGGCGGAAGCCAGGAGGGCGGCGGTCAGGGCAGGCAGCAGGCGCGGCATGCTCCAGTGTGCCTGGGCGCGCACCACCCCTACCGCAGGGCGGCGTGAAGGCGCCTTCACGGGTTTCATCCCTGCGGGGCTGTGGCCGCTGCCCAGACTGGACTTCCCTTTGATCTGCCCGACCTGGGGAACTGCCTGTTCCCGGCGGCGCGTGTGCCGATGAAAGGATGATGCCCAGAGCGCCGAGTCCGCCCGCCTGCCTGTCTGGCGCGGCAGCATGACCCGGCCGCAACCTGCCCCATCAGGAGGTGCTCCATGACTGGTCCCTATGACCGCCCGCCCGCCCCGGCCACTGAACCCACCGACACCCCCGGCCCCGTGCCCGAGCAGATGCCCGGCCAGGGCGGCACTGGCCCCATCAGCGACCCGCCCGCCAACCCCGACACCCCGGGGATGCCCGAACCCAACCCGCCCATGAACCCGGATACGCCGGGCCTGCCAGAACCGATGCCGGCAATGTAAAACCTGATCCCCAGGGCTCAGCCCCTTGGGGACCACGGCGGCCACCCCCTTACCTTCAGAGGGTGTGGCCGTTTGTTTTTAGCCAGTCGCGGTGCGTGGGCCAGTCGGGCATGAAGCGGGTGACGTGGGCCCAGTAGCGCGGCGAGTGGTTGAGTTCCAGCAGGTGCGCGGCTTCGTGCAGGGCCACGTAGCGCAGCACCGGCAGCGGCGCGCGGCTGAGTTTCCAGTGCAGGCGGATATCCCCGGCCGCCGTGCAACTGCCCCAGCGCGAGCGGGTATTGCTGACAGCCACCCGGCCCAGGCGGCCGGCGGCGCCCAGCCCGGCCGCGTACTCGGCCACCAACAGCCGGTAAGGTTCGGCGCAGGCCCGGCGGGTCCAGCGTTCCAGGGCGGCCTGGGGGTCACGCTCGGGCAGGTGCAGCTCGTCGCCCACCCGCTGCGCCGCGCGGCGGGCCGGGTCCAGCACCAGCGTGAGCGTCTCGCCCAGAAAAGGCAGGGGCTGGCCGTGGTGCGCCGCCGGGCGCTCCGGGGCGCGGGCGGCGTACCCGGCCAGATGCCCCGCCACCCAGTCACGCCGGGCTTCCAGAATGGCCTGCAGCTGCGCGGTGCTGACCCGCAGCGGGGCGTAGAGGGTCACCGCCCCGGGCTTGACCTGCAGCGCCACCGTGCGCCGCCGCCGACTGCGCTTGACCGTAACTGGCACCCCCGCGACTTCCCAACCCGACATCGCCCCACAGGAGAACGCAAAAGCCGGGCCAGTACATGAGACCTGGCCCGGCCCTGTTCCCGGACGCTTACAGCTGGTTGTAGGGCAGGCTGAAGGTGTCGCAGTCGTTGGGGTTGCCGCTCCGCAGGCCCGTCATGAACCACTTCACGCGCTGCTGGCTGGAGCCGTGCGTAAAGGCGTCGGGCACCACGCGGCCCTGCGACTGCCGCTGCAGGTTGTCGTCACCAATGGCTTCGGCGGTGCGGACGGCCTCCTGCACGTCGGCCTGGGTGATGTTGGTCTGCTCGCGGGTGCGGTTGCCCCACACACCGGCAAAGCAGTCGGCCTGCAATTCCAGGCGCACGCCGTAGCTGTTGGCCTCGGCTTCGGTGCGGGCGCTGCGCTGGCGGCGGTTGACCTGATCGGCAATCCCCAGTTCGTTCTGGATGTGGTGGCCGACCTCGTGGGCGATCACGTAAGCGTAGGCGAAGTCGCCGCCGCCACCCAGGCGCTGCTGCATGGTGGCGAAGAAGCTGGTGTCCAGGTAGATGCCGTTGTCAGCCGGGCAGTAGAAGGGACCCACGGCGCTGCTGGCCTGTCCGCAGCCGCTGTTCGTGCCACGGGTATACAGCACCAGCGGCGGCTTGGTGTAGGTGCGGCCCGCTTCCTGGAACACCTGGCCCCAGACCTGATTGGTGCTGCCCAGAATGCGGTCCACGAACTGGTACTCCTCGTCGTTGGCGCTGGGTGCATTCCCAGACTGGGTCTGCGGCGCGCTCTGCTGACCGCCGCCCAGAATGGCCCCAGGGTCCACCCCGAAGAACATGGCAATCAGGGCAATGATCAGGCCGCCCACGCCCCCCACAGCGATCCCGCCCCCAGGCAGGCCCCCACCGCGTCGGTCATCAATCCCGCCCCCACTGCCGGGCAAATTTTTCCAGTCCATAGGCGTCTCCTTCAGCGTGGGGGCCTCACACGGCCCACCCGGCTGCTTCAGAGCCCATTGTAGAAATTGCCGCACCAGGCGCGGTTGAAGTGACCTTTAGGCTTTGCAGTAAAGATCTGAAGATTGGCGTCAGCGGCGCCAGAAGGCCCCGGCCACCAGCCCCAGCGCCGCGCCCAGCAGCAGCCCCGCCGGCAACCCCGCCGAGGCACGCGCCTTGAGGTCGCCGGGGAGCAGCGCGCCCAGCAGGCGGTCCAGACCCAGCCCGGCCAGCAGCAGCATCCCCACCAGCGCTGCCCCCATCCCCAGGGCCACCAGTTCCCGGCCGGGCGAGGCCCCGCCCACCACCAGCGCCCGGGGCAGGCCGGCCACCGCCGCGCCCATCAGCCCCACCGCCAGATACACCAGCCCGAAGCCGCGACTGAAGCTGTCCCCGGTCAGCACCATCAGGGCGGTCACCAGCACCATGCCGCCGCCAAAACCGGCGAGGGCCAGTGCCAGCGGACCCCGCACCGTCATCATGCCCAGGGCCAGTGCCCCTGCGGCGCCGCCCCCCAACAGCCAGCCCAGTGCCGTCATAGGGTCAGTTGTACCCCAACCGGAAGGGCGGCGCGCCCTCCTTCAGGCGGAGGAGTCGCCAACGAAAGACAGGTGGGTGGGGTGCCCTGCCTCGTGGACCACCACGTACAGGCTCTCACCCCAGCCCAGGGCGTCTGTCAGTTCGTCGCAGGCCTGAATCTGCTCCAGCGTGGGCGGCGCAGTGCCAAACAGCGCCACAAGTTCTTCGTGGCTGAGCTGTTTCATGCCCCAGTCCTCCGGGTGGGCGGCCAGACCCGGAACATCCAGAATGGTGCGGGTGCCGTCCGCGTCTGCCGCTTCTCTCGCCTCTTCGATGTTGGCGTGCCCGGCTCCGGGTGCCGGCGAATCCTCCGTGACCGGAAAGGCGGGGAACATGATGACGGGGGAATATCGGCCTGCCTCAAACTCCCGCTCCTTCAACTGCTGCACCACGGCCGCGACATCCGCATCGTAGGGTTCGACATACCACCACAGCTGACCGCCCATATGGCAGATCGTACGGGAAAAGCGCGGCGGTGGCTGCCGACCTTTCGCCAAAGACGGAACGGACAGGAGGCCTGTTTCCCCTGTCCGTCCCGATCCCTAGCCGCTTAGCTGAACAGGGTGCTTACGCTGGCGCCGGTGTGAATGTTGGTAATTGCATTGGCGAACAGGGGCGCCACGTCCAGCACGGCGAGGCGACCGTTGGCCGCTTCGATCTTGCTGTCCGGCACCAGCACCGTGTTCGTGCTGGCCACCTGGGTCACGTTCAGGCCCGCAATGCGCTGAATGGCCGGGCCGGTGTACACCCCGTGCGTGACCGCCACGTACACGTCCTTGGCGCCCATGCTGCGGGCAATGTTCACGGTTTCCACGAGGCTGCCGGCCGTGCTGATCTCGTCGTCCACGATGAACACCGTCTTGCCTTCCACGTCCCCGATCAGGGCGCGGGGCCGGACTTCGGTGTCGGACAGGCGCTCTTTGTCAATCATGGCGAGGCCCGAATCCAGGCGCCGGGCAATCTGCGAAGCGCGCTTGATACTGCCGGCGTCGGGGGCCAGCACCACGCCGTTGTGGGCGTCCGGCACCGACTTCTTGAAGTGCTGCGCCAGCACCACATCGGCCGAGAGGTGGTCCACCGGCACCTTGAAAAAGCCGTGCACCTGCGGGGCGTGCAGGGTCATGGTGAGAATGCGGTCGGCGCCCGCCTCCTGCAGCAGATCGGCGATCAGGCGCCCGGCAATGGAGATCCGGGGGCTGTCTTTCTTGTCGCTGCGCGCATACGAGTAGTAAGGAATGACGGCCGTGACCCGCCCGGCGCTGGCGCTCTTGGCCGCGTCGATCATCAGCATCAGTTCCATGATCGAGTCGCTGACCGGCGTGGAGAAGCTCTGCACGATAAACACGTCGCCTTCACGCAGGGATTCCTCGTAATGCACGATGATGTTGTCGTTACTGAACTTCTCGGTGGTGCTTTCGCCCAGCGGCACCCCCAGGTGGTCGCAGATGGCCTGGGCCAGCGGGCGGTTACTCTGCCCGGCGAAGACCAGCAGGGGCGAGCGGCGACTTTGCAGCAGGGTGGACGGAGCGCGGTGGGGGGCGGACAAGGGCAGATCCTCCAGAGACAAGGGGCGAAAAAACAGGGGCGTTTCGGTGCGGGCCCCGGGTGCAGGGCCGTCAACCGACCGCTGAGCAGCATACCTGCCCCAGTACAGGGGTGTCATGGCGCGCAGGCGTGCCCGGGCCGGGAACAGGGGCTAGGCGCGCCCCATGAATGTCTGCCCAACAGGGACAGCCCCCCGGACCCGGTAGGCTGGGCCCCATGACCCTGGACGCCGTGATCGTGGGGGCCGGGCCCAATGGGCTGTCGGCGGCCATTACGCTGGCGCGCGCTGGCCTGCGCGTGCAGGTGCTCGAAACGCATGACCGGGTGGGCGGCGGCCTGCAAAGCCGCGCGCTGACCCTGCCGGGGTTCGTGCATGATTACGGCTCGGCCATTCACCCGCTGGCGGTGGCCAGCCCGGCCTTCCAGCAGTGGCCGCTGCACGCCTTTGGGCTGCGCTGGGTGCACCCAGACGCCCCGGTGGCCCACCCCCTGCCCGAAGGTGCGGCGCTGCTGGAGCGCGACCTGCACGCCACGGCCGAGCGCCTGGGCCCGGACGGGCGGGCCTGGGTGCGCCTGTTTGCGCCGCTGGTCCGCGACCACGAGGCGCTGCTGGAAGACATCCTGCGGCCCCTGCCCCGGGTGCCACGCCACCCGCTGCTGCTGGCGCGCTTTGGCCTGCGCGGCCTGCCC is a genomic window containing:
- a CDS encoding PQQ-dependent sugar dehydrogenase; translation: MPRLLPALTAALLASAALGPASAQAPQVAFRPFLSGLNQVTAITHAGDGSGRLFMAQQDGRIRVVQGGKVSGELFLDLRALTRAGGERGLLGLAFDPAYKTNRRLFVHYTDRGGDTVLARYTATADGRRADPGSAKTLFTAQQPYPNHNGGQLAFGPDGFLYLGLGDGGSGGDPQNHGQNLASPLGKILRFDVRGADAKPAPGNPFLNRQGVNPNIWAYGLRNPWRFSFDRQTGDLIIADVGQNAFEEIDWQPRSSKGGENYGWRVREGRQCFEEGCRAGTYVEPVLVYGRQEGQSVTGGYVYRGSAIPALKGQYVFADFASGTVWAARMTGRTWTKSVLGRVSGPSTFGEDERGELYVAEYSSGRILKLARGE
- a CDS encoding M48 family metallopeptidase; this encodes MSGWEVAGVPVTVKRSRRRRTVALQVKPGAVTLYAPLRVSTAQLQAILEARRDWVAGHLAGYAARAPERPAAHHGQPLPFLGETLTLVLDPARRAAQRVGDELHLPERDPQAALERWTRRACAEPYRLLVAEYAAGLGAAGRLGRVAVSNTRSRWGSCTAAGDIRLHWKLSRAPLPVLRYVALHEAAHLLELNHSPRYWAHVTRFMPDWPTHRDWLKTNGHTL
- the ypfJ gene encoding KPN_02809 family neutral zinc metallopeptidase, which translates into the protein MDWKNLPGSGGGIDDRRGGGLPGGGIAVGGVGGLIIALIAMFFGVDPGAILGGGQQSAPQTQSGNAPSANDEEYQFVDRILGSTNQVWGQVFQEAGRTYTKPPLVLYTRGTNSGCGQASSAVGPFYCPADNGIYLDTSFFATMQQRLGGGGDFAYAYVIAHEVGHHIQNELGIADQVNRRQRSARTEAEANSYGVRLELQADCFAGVWGNRTREQTNITQADVQEAVRTAEAIGDDNLQRQSQGRVVPDAFTHGSSQQRVKWFMTGLRSGNPNDCDTFSLPYNQL
- a CDS encoding ribose-phosphate diphosphokinase: MSAPHRAPSTLLQSRRSPLLVFAGQSNRPLAQAICDHLGVPLGESTTEKFSNDNIIVHYEESLREGDVFIVQSFSTPVSDSIMELMLMIDAAKSASAGRVTAVIPYYSYARSDKKDSPRISIAGRLIADLLQEAGADRILTMTLHAPQVHGFFKVPVDHLSADVVLAQHFKKSVPDAHNGVVLAPDAGSIKRASQIARRLDSGLAMIDKERLSDTEVRPRALIGDVEGKTVFIVDDEISTAGSLVETVNIARSMGAKDVYVAVTHGVYTGPAIQRIAGLNVTQVASTNTVLVPDSKIEAANGRLAVLDVAPLFANAITNIHTGASVSTLFS